The Rhodoflexus caldus genome includes a window with the following:
- a CDS encoding phospholipase D-like domain-containing protein, translating into MRTEKNASYFNQEIAQAIIEQIRSTRYSIRAAVAWITDQQLVAALCAKAAEGVAVEVILANDREKNQYAAVSLKSLMQQGAEVHMVGTDYEGGRLMHHKFCVIDRRKVLTGSYNWTNGARSSFMENLVVINDADTAIAYEQEFLRIKKGATESYAATDRPFAWLYSATPQVGQGQEVKVEWLVKNAAQVRLNGKAVNPEDSCTFTAEYRREFVLEAVGNGYTVRKTLSVELLPPPSVSFQIDKQAILQGEVVRLKWETTGAEKVWLTGELGQVIALNSHGEMELSPVHETQFTLTAVNKGGQTQSNRMVRVFKRVEISHIQVPMPQVHIRTDVGYDVIPLPSRFSLGAKELAHMWRVPSIRRLSAMLKSLTK; encoded by the coding sequence ATGAGAACGGAAAAAAACGCATCTTATTTCAATCAGGAAATCGCACAGGCGATTATTGAACAGATTCGCAGCACACGGTACAGCATTCGGGCGGCTGTTGCATGGATAACCGACCAGCAATTGGTTGCCGCACTATGTGCAAAAGCAGCGGAAGGAGTTGCCGTAGAAGTCATTCTTGCCAACGACCGGGAAAAAAATCAGTACGCTGCCGTTTCGCTCAAAAGCCTGATGCAACAAGGTGCAGAGGTGCACATGGTTGGAACGGATTATGAGGGTGGCAGATTGATGCACCACAAGTTTTGCGTGATAGACCGCCGCAAAGTGCTGACAGGTTCTTACAATTGGACAAACGGGGCACGCAGCAGTTTCATGGAAAATCTGGTCGTTATCAACGACGCAGATACGGCAATTGCCTACGAGCAGGAGTTTCTGCGTATCAAAAAGGGCGCAACGGAAAGCTATGCCGCCACTGACAGACCTTTTGCATGGCTGTACAGCGCTACACCACAAGTTGGGCAAGGGCAGGAAGTTAAAGTAGAGTGGTTGGTAAAAAATGCCGCCCAAGTGCGTTTGAACGGCAAGGCGGTAAATCCTGAAGATAGCTGCACATTCACCGCCGAATACCGTCGGGAGTTTGTGCTGGAAGCCGTCGGTAACGGTTACACGGTGCGCAAAACCTTGTCCGTAGAGTTGTTGCCGCCGCCATCGGTCAGCTTTCAGATTGATAAGCAGGCTATTCTGCAAGGCGAGGTTGTGCGCCTCAAATGGGAAACCACAGGTGCGGAAAAGGTATGGCTAACGGGCGAATTAGGGCAGGTAATCGCCCTCAATAGCCACGGCGAGATGGAACTTTCCCCTGTCCACGAAACACAGTTCACCCTGACAGCCGTCAACAAGGGCGGACAAACGCAAAGCAACCGCATGGTGCGGGTTTTTAAGCGCGTGGAAATCAGCCATATTCAAGTACCGATGCCGCAGGTGCATATTCGCACTGATGTGGGATACGATGTCATTCCGCTGCCTTCGCGCTTCAGCCTTGGTGCCAAAGAATTAGCACACATGTGGCGCGTGCCTTCCATTCGCCGCCTGTCTGCCATGCTCAAATCATTGACAAAATAA
- a CDS encoding glucose-6-phosphate isomerase: MEPLKIDISKTLEFLLYKDISRYQAEIDQHHEALRNRTGKGSDFLGWVNLPSSTSEDLLSEIEAAARRMQEIADIFVVVGIGGSYLGAKAVIDALSHHFSPLLSKEQRKAPLVIFAGQNICADYHADLMDILADKSYAVAVISKSGTTTEPAIAFRLLKQDLEKRYGKEGARERIIAVTDPESGALRKMATQEGYQTFSIPPDVGGRFSVLTPVGLLPIAVAGFDIRQLMAGARDMELHSQKYSDMNQNPVSLYAAVRNALYRRGKNIEILATYHPRLQYLVEWWKQLYGESEGKDLKAILPVGVGFTTDLHSMGQLIQDGERNLFETVISVAKTRRQVIIPTDAEDLDKLNYLAGKDMHTVNKMAEKGTLLAHIEGNVPNLVIEIPTISEYYIGQLFYFFEKACAISGYILGVNPFDQPGVEAYKVNMFALLGKAGYEELAKTLRERL, from the coding sequence ATGGAACCACTGAAAATTGACATCAGCAAAACCTTAGAGTTTTTGCTCTATAAAGATATTTCCCGCTATCAGGCAGAAATAGACCAACACCACGAAGCCTTGCGCAACCGAACAGGTAAAGGCAGCGATTTTTTGGGATGGGTCAATCTGCCGAGCAGCACAAGCGAGGATTTGCTTAGCGAAATAGAGGCTGCCGCCCGCCGTATGCAGGAAATCGCCGATATTTTTGTTGTAGTAGGCATAGGCGGTTCTTATCTGGGTGCCAAAGCAGTGATTGATGCCCTTTCACACCATTTCAGCCCGTTATTGAGCAAGGAGCAGCGCAAAGCCCCGCTGGTAATTTTTGCCGGGCAGAATATTTGCGCCGACTACCACGCCGACCTGATGGATATTTTGGCAGATAAAAGCTATGCAGTAGCCGTAATTTCTAAGTCGGGAACAACTACCGAGCCTGCCATTGCCTTCCGCCTACTGAAACAGGATTTGGAAAAACGCTACGGCAAGGAAGGCGCACGCGAGCGCATCATTGCCGTTACTGACCCTGAGTCGGGGGCACTGCGCAAAATGGCGACACAGGAAGGCTACCAAACCTTCTCCATCCCGCCCGATGTAGGGGGGCGCTTTTCGGTGCTTACCCCCGTAGGGCTGCTGCCGATTGCCGTGGCAGGTTTTGACATCCGCCAACTGATGGCCGGCGCACGCGACATGGAATTACATTCCCAAAAATACAGCGATATGAACCAAAACCCCGTTTCGCTGTATGCGGCCGTGCGCAATGCACTCTATCGCCGCGGCAAAAACATTGAAATTTTGGCAACTTATCACCCGCGCCTGCAATACCTTGTGGAGTGGTGGAAACAACTCTACGGCGAAAGCGAAGGCAAAGACCTGAAAGCAATATTGCCTGTTGGTGTCGGCTTCACAACCGACCTGCACTCCATGGGGCAACTGATTCAGGACGGGGAGCGCAACCTGTTTGAAACCGTTATTTCCGTTGCCAAAACCCGCCGTCAGGTTATCATCCCGACCGATGCCGAGGATTTGGATAAACTCAACTATTTGGCAGGGAAAGACATGCACACCGTTAATAAAATGGCTGAAAAAGGCACCTTGCTTGCCCACATAGAAGGCAACGTCCCTAATTTGGTCATTGAAATTCCGACCATCAGCGAGTACTATATCGGGCAGTTGTTCTACTTCTTTGAAAAAGCCTGTGCCATCAGCGGCTATATTCTGGGTGTCAATCCGTTTGACCAGCCCGGGGTAGAGGCTTATAAGGTCAATATGTTTGCCTTGTTAGGCAAAGCAGGTTACGAGGAGTTGGCTAAAACCCTGCGCGAGCGTTTGTAA
- a CDS encoding DUF1707 SHOCT-like domain-containing protein has protein sequence MSRPASHTPTATKTIYGLPKKMEEVIQALQTAFAEQNLDEREYERRLQEAMKAECIEDLEPVLSDFPKAIRHKIFPPAQQQPQFVQETPYDYPANSSQMPNGMLQTIFNNDKQEIAVLDERPVKCTALFGTQKIDFRTAQVVGNQFRIHIESYFSETTIDLRNEAIAGKHLDIVITGGLSAVKILLPPVPTIQRAVQLVLSEFQVKDKRRSWLDRLTGKPAPLSNESPCIVQVRGNFFLGEIQVQY, from the coding sequence ATGAGCCGACCTGCTTCACACACGCCGACAGCCACTAAAACCATTTACGGGCTTCCCAAAAAAATGGAAGAAGTCATTCAGGCACTGCAAACTGCCTTTGCCGAACAAAATCTGGATGAGCGAGAATACGAAAGGCGTTTACAGGAGGCCATGAAAGCCGAATGTATTGAGGATTTAGAGCCTGTGCTTTCCGATTTTCCGAAGGCTATTCGGCATAAAATTTTTCCGCCCGCACAGCAGCAACCGCAGTTTGTGCAGGAAACGCCCTATGATTATCCTGCCAATTCCTCACAGATGCCTAACGGCATGCTGCAAACCATTTTCAACAATGACAAGCAGGAAATAGCGGTGCTGGACGAGCGCCCCGTGAAATGCACCGCCCTTTTCGGTACGCAGAAAATTGATTTCCGTACTGCACAAGTCGTTGGCAATCAATTCAGAATACACATTGAAAGCTATTTCAGCGAAACGACAATAGACCTTCGCAACGAAGCAATAGCAGGTAAACACTTAGATATTGTCATTACGGGCGGGCTGAGTGCCGTGAAAATATTATTACCGCCTGTCCCCACCATCCAAAGGGCTGTTCAACTTGTGTTGAGCGAGTTTCAGGTGAAGGATAAACGCCGCAGTTGGTTAGACAGGCTCACGGGAAAACCTGCGCCTCTTTCTAACGAATCGCCTTGTATTGTACAGGTACGCGGCAATTTCTTTTTAGGCGAAATTCAGGTGCAGTATTGA
- a CDS encoding DUF4407 domain-containing protein encodes MKKFLLFASGANLEILNRPECRSDEARFVGIGGAVVATAFLGWLSSAYALYSIFESYPIAIAVGFVWGCVVFNLDRFIVSVMRKRTFRPANDSSAALVRIVLALFLGYVISYPLKLKVFESEVAAEMQVMAQEKQEGFKGAITAKYREELNRLQAENEKQQAEIEQAEANYKELTRIYLAEADGSGGTGRYGCGPVCRAKRAAADAAGAALQKLRAQNDPNIARNRARINEIMAQIEREAETWGNGNGMGYNGLLARIEAMERLKQKESAIWWASWLLVALLMTIEIAPILIKMFSAACSYDFLLEMHENRLYDRVKLAIDRMYNNCQREYQILVTANQNMVETERKANEQLSRMIAQTQLELAQEQLQEFKQSAAAKMISNVRT; translated from the coding sequence ATGAAAAAGTTTCTTTTATTTGCCTCAGGTGCTAACCTTGAAATATTAAACCGTCCCGAATGCCGCAGCGATGAAGCGCGTTTTGTAGGTATTGGCGGTGCGGTAGTAGCCACTGCCTTCTTAGGTTGGCTATCGTCTGCCTATGCGCTGTACAGCATTTTTGAGTCTTACCCCATAGCCATTGCCGTAGGATTTGTGTGGGGTTGTGTGGTTTTCAACTTAGACCGCTTTATTGTTTCGGTCATGCGCAAGCGGACGTTTCGTCCTGCCAATGACAGCAGCGCGGCATTAGTTCGGATAGTGCTTGCACTTTTTTTGGGTTATGTGATTTCTTATCCGTTGAAACTCAAAGTGTTTGAGTCGGAAGTGGCTGCCGAAATGCAGGTAATGGCACAGGAGAAACAGGAAGGCTTCAAAGGTGCCATCACGGCAAAATACAGAGAGGAACTCAACAGACTGCAAGCCGAAAACGAAAAACAACAGGCTGAAATTGAGCAAGCCGAAGCCAACTACAAAGAACTGACCCGTATTTATCTGGCAGAAGCCGACGGCAGCGGGGGAACGGGGCGCTACGGTTGCGGACCGGTCTGCCGCGCCAAAAGAGCTGCCGCCGATGCGGCAGGTGCAGCGTTGCAAAAACTGCGTGCCCAAAATGACCCGAACATTGCTCGGAATCGCGCCCGTATCAATGAAATTATGGCACAGATAGAAAGAGAGGCAGAAACTTGGGGCAACGGCAACGGCATGGGATACAACGGACTGCTGGCACGCATAGAGGCAATGGAACGTCTTAAACAAAAGGAATCGGCTATCTGGTGGGCTTCGTGGCTGCTCGTAGCTCTGCTGATGACCATTGAAATCGCCCCCATTCTGATTAAAATGTTTTCGGCAGCCTGTTCTTACGATTTCCTGCTGGAAATGCACGAAAATCGCCTGTACGACCGTGTTAAATTAGCTATTGACCGTATGTACAACAACTGCCAACGTGAATACCAAATTTTGGTAACAGCCAATCAGAATATGGTAGAAACCGAACGTAAAGCAAATGAACAATTGAGCAGGATGATTGCGCAAACACAGTTGGAACTTGCACAGGAGCAGTTGCAGGAGTTTAAGCAAAGCGCTGCTGCTAAGATGATTAGTAACGTAAGGACGTAA